The Gardnerella leopoldii genomic interval GCTTGGTGCGTTTGTTATTGATTACGATGTTTTAGCGCGTAAAGTAGTGGAACCGGGAAGCGCAGTATTGCAACAAATAGTAGGTATTTTTGGGGAAAATGCTGTTAAGAATGATGGTTCTTTAAATCGTGCGTTTATTGCAGAGCATATTTTTGGAGATGGCTATGAACGTAAGCAAGCATTAAGTAAGATTGAGTCTATAATTCATCCTGCTATTTATGATTGCGCAAAGCTTTTAGAAAGCGAGTATATTAGTAAAATTTCTAAGGAAAATTGCAATGCTAAAGAAAATCGCAATGAGGTAAGCAGCGTAAGCTCGGTTATTGTGCACGACATTCCACTTCTTGCGCAAGTAATCGACAGCATTCCATTTAGTTTTGATCATATTATTACTGTTGAAGCGCCTCAAGAAATTCGCGTTAAGCGAATGATAAGCGAGCGGAACATGACTGAGAGTCAGGCTTTAGCGCGCATAAATAGTCAACTTCCAAGTAAAGTTCGAAAAGATATGGCGGATTTTGTAGTTGATTCCACTAAACCAATGGAATCTATGCTTAACAGTGTTGACGATACGTTGAAATCATGGTTGCGCGAAATAAACAATAAAAGTGCTGAAATTGCGAAACTGGGGAAGTAAAAGATTATGTCGAATAAAATTCAGCGCACAAACAAGCCTTTTGTAGTAAAAGCGCCGTATGCGCCTTCGGGTGACCAGCCGCAAGCAATCGAAGAGTTAGCGAATCGCATTGAAAACGGAGAAAACGACGTTGTTTTAATGGGTGCTACTGGAACTGGTAAAACTGCTACAACCGCTTGGCTTATTGAGCGTTTGCAACGACCGACACTTATTATTGAGCCGAATAAAACTTTGGCAGCTCAGCTTTGCGCGGAATTTCGCGAGCTTATGCCAGATAATGCCGTGAGCTATTTTGTGTCTTATTACGATTACTATCAGCCGGAAGCGTATATTCCGCAAACAGACACGTATATTGAAAAAGATTCGAATATTAACGACGATGTTGAGCGGCTTCGTCATGCTGCTACAGCGAATTTGCTTACTAGACGCGATTGCGTTGTTGTGGCTACTGTTTCTTGCATTTATGGACTCGGTACTCCAGAGGAGTATGCCGAGCGAATGCTTATGCTAAGCGTTGGCGAGCAACTTGAGAGAGATGATTTATTGCGTCAATTTGTGAGTATGCAATACAAACGCAATGACATTGCCTTTACGCGCGGAACTTTTAGAGTGCGCGGTGACACAGTTGAGATTATTCCAGTGTACGAAGAATTAGCTGTGCGAATTGAGTTCTTTGGTGACGAAATCGACAGAATTACCATGTTACATCCTCTTACAGGAGAAGTAATTCGCCAGGAGAGTAGTGTTCATATTTTCCCAGCATCTCACTACATTGCAGGACCGGAGCGCATGGAACGCGCGTTGGAGGCGATTGAAAAAGAGCGTGACGATAGAGTAGCGCAGCTTAAAAAGCAGAATAAATTGCTGGAAGCTCAGCGTTTGGAAATGCGAACTACGTACGATTTGGAGATGCTGCGTCAGGTTGGTGTGTGCCCAGGAGTGGAGAATTATTCTAGGCATTTTGACGGACGCGATGCAGGCACACCTCCGCATACTTTGCTTGACTTTTTCCCAGATGACTTTTTGCTAGTTTTAGACGAGTCGCATGTAACAGTGCCGCAAATTGGAGCTATGTATGAAGGTGATGCTTCGCGCAAAAGAACGCTTGTGGAGCATGGTTTTAGGCTTCCTTCTGCAATGGATAACCGCCCGTTAAAGTGGAAAGAATTTTTGGAGCACATTGGTCAAACTGTGTATCTTTCTGCAACGCCTGGAGATTATGAGCTGGGGCTTTCAGATGGCGTAGTTGAGCAAATTATTCGCCCTACCGGCTTGCTTGATCCTAAGATTGAGGTTCGCCCTGTAGAAGGTCAGGTTGACGATTTGCTTGCGGAAATCAAGGAGCGAGTAGCAAAAGATGAGCGCGTGCTTGTTACTACGCTTACAAAGAAAATGGCGGAAGACTTAACTGATTACTTTTTGGAGCTTGGTATTAAAGTTGAGTACTTGCATTCTGATGTTGATACTTTGCGCAGAGTGGAGCTTTTGCGTGAGCTTCGCGAAGGCAAAATTGATGTGATTGTTGGCATCAATTTGCTTCGTGAGGGTTTGGATTTGCCGGAAGTCTCGCTTGTTGCGATTTTGGATGCAGATAAGGAAGGTTTCTTAAGATCCTACCGTTCGCTCATTCAAACGATTGGCCGTGCTGCTCGTAACGTTTCTGGAACTGTGCTTATGTATGCGGATACTGTTACGGATGCTATGAGCAAGGCGATTAGCGAGACAGAGCGCCGCCGTGAAAAGCAAATCGCATATAACAAGGCTCATGGAATTGATCCTAAGCCTTTGCGAAAGAAGATTAGCGATGTGAACGATATGCTCGCTAAAGAGGATGTTGATACGCAAACTTTGCTAGCAGGCGGTTACAGAAATGCTAACAAGGCTGGGAACTCGCATTATGGCGTGCCAAAAGAGCCAAATCTTGGGCAGCAAAGCAAGGAAAAGCGTATGGCGAATATTTCTGAGCTTCCGCAAGACGATATTATGTCGCTGATTAAAAATTTGAGCGAGCAAATGCATGTTGCTGCTGAGCAGTTGCAATTCGAGCTTGCAGCGCGATTGCGCGACGAGATACGCGATCTAAAGAAAGAATTGCGTCAAATGGATGCGGCTAATAAGTGATGCTAATAAATGAGCATTGCAAATTGATGAGCGTTGCAAATCAAAAATGTTCGTGCAATTGATTACTTTTATCTACTGAAAATATTTGACGCGTATGTCAAAATATTTATTGATTTTTCTAACATGATGTAATTTTGGGTTTAAAACTACTTAATTAGTAAGAGAGTTTAATTTATTCAATCATGTGAATTAAAGATTATTGGATTACTTTAGTCAGTTTAAGTTATATACAATGCAATGACAATATGTTGAATGTAAACGAATGTTTGCGTATAGTAAAAGAAGATGGAGGTGTCGTATATGACTACTACGAATTTAAATATTAGAACAGATAAGGGAATTAAAGAACAAGCTGATAAGATTTTTTCAGAACTCGGGCTCAATATGACAACAGCGATTAACATGTTTTTGCGAACAACTATTCGTGAGAACGGGATTCCATTTTCTCTTAAATTAGAGGTTCCAAATGATACAACGATTGCTGCTATTGAGGAAGGTAGACGGATTGCGTCTGATCCTAGTGTAAAGGGTTATCGGAATATGGGAGATCTTAAGGTGGCTCTTGATTTATGAAATATGAAGTAAAATTCACGAATCAATTCAAAAAAGACCTTAAATTAGCTAAGAAGCAAAATAAAAATACGGATAATCTTTTAAAAGTAATTGATGTTTTAGCTAACGGTGGTGTACTAGAAGCTAAATATTGTGATCACGGTCTGACTGGAAAATATAGCGGAACAAGAGAATGTCATATTGAACCCGATTGGCTTTTAGTTTATGAAATTAAAAATGAAATTCTTGTTTTGATGTTATACAGGCTTGGTACGCATTCAGAATTATTTAAGAAATAAAAACACATTTTAAATCTACAGCTTTTGTTGATAAAAGGTTTAGTGTGTGGCTGCTTTAGGCTGAGCTTGTGCAGAATAAGCAGGTTGCAAAGTAGTCTGGCTGGTATAAATCGTAAGCATGCTAGGCATTTGCGCTAGCTAGTGTTAGCTATATAGTGCGCTAATCGCGGCTAATCGCAAGCTAAACGCGATTAATAAGAGAGCGTATCTAGTCGTGTTTAATCGTAGTAAATAGATATTCCTTGAGTATTTTTTGTGAGCGTTCACAAAACGCCGAATAAATACAATAAGCGGTCACAATACGTTGATACACTGGAAAGCGGAATTGGGCGTTTTATGGTTTTATCATTAAATCGCCCATAAAAAAATAAACAGAAATAGAAAATAGGTAGGCATTATGCGTAAAGCCAAAATCGTTGATACTATTGGTCCAGCTACCGAATCCTTGGAAGGTATTACCAAGCTTGTTGAAGCCGGTATGGATGTTGCTCGTTTGAACCGTTCTCACGGCACTCCTGAAGATCATTTGCGCGTTTACAACAACGTTCGTGCAGCTTCCAAGTCCACTGGCCGCAATGTTGCTGCTCTTGTTGATTTGCAAGGTCCAAAGATTCGCTGCGGATGGTTCAAGAAGAACGCTGAAGGCGAAGATAAGGTTTATTTGGAAGAAGGTCAGGAGTTCATCATCACTACTGATGATGTTGAAGGTGACGAGCACCGTACTTCTACAACCTTTAAGGGCTTGCCAGGAGATTGCCACGCAGGCGACCCAATTCTTATCGATGATGGTAAGGTTCGCCTTGAGGTAACTAAGGTAGAAGGCAACGACGTTCACACTAAGGTTATTGTTGCTGGTCCAGTTTCCAGCCACAAGGGCATTAACCTCCCAGGCGTTGCAGTTTCCCTCCCAGCTTTGACTGAAAAGGATGAGGCTGATCTTCGTTGGGCTATTCGCACTGGTGCTGACATTATTGCTATGTCCTTCGTGCGTTTCGCTACCGATATTGATCGCGCTCACGAAATCATGGACGAAGAAGGTCGTCGCATTCCAATCGTCGCCAAGATTGAAAAGCCACAGGCTGTTGAAAACTTGGAAGAGATTGTTAAGACCTTCGATGGCATTATGGTTGCACGTGGTGATATGGCTGTGGAAATGCCTCTCGAAGAGGTTCCACTTGTCACCAAGCGCTGCATTGAGCTTTCTCGTCGCTATGCAAAGCCAGTTATCGTTGCTACTGAAGTTCTTGGCACAATGGTTAACTCTCCAGTTCCAACCCGTGCAGAAGCTTCTGACTGTGCTAACGCTGTTCTCGACGGTGCTGACGCAACAATGACTTCTAACGAAACTGCTGTTGGCAAGTATCCAGATGTTACCGTTAAGACTATGTCTCGTATTTCTCAGTATGCTACTGAGCACGGCTATGATCGCATTCCTGCTGTTGAGCTTGACATGTCTAGCACCGGTGCAGTTTCTTCTGCAGCTGTTGATTTGGCAGATAAGCTTAATGCTAAGGCTATTGTTGCCTACACTCAGACTGGTCGCACAGTTCATCGCATTTCTCGTGAACGCCCAACCGCTCCAATCTACGGCTTGACTAACAATGAGCACACTTATCGTTGGTTGGCTTTGAGCTGGGGTACTGAAGGCTTCTTGATTGATGAAGATTACCATGACATGAATCGTCACGATTTGATGATCTTCACTGACAAGGTTCTTCGCGAAGCCGGTAAGGTTTCCGATGGTGATCAGATTGTTATCTTGAGCACTGCTCAGGGTGAACGCCAGGCTGGTCGCACTGACTCCATCTACGTTCACACCGTCGGTGCTTGCGACTAATTGCTTGATTCTGCGTTCTTGTACTAATACGCTAGTTCTTCTAGTTTAAGTGCATTTGCGCAGTAGTATAGTTTGCATAATGCGCGCTAGCTGTTTTGCAGTTTGCGCGCATTATGTTATGTATGATCAATATTGTTGATTTGCGACACGCGCAAAACGCTTTAACTATTTGCATGTGGCTTAAAGTGTGCTATAGTCAACAAGTCGCAAAAAAATGCGGAAAATTAAAAATGCCCCTGTATCCCAATTGGTAGAGGAAACAGCCTCAAAATCTGTGCAGTGTGAGTTCGAGTCTCACCGGGGGCACGTGCACGACGTCGCTTAGCTTGCTAGGCGACGTTTTTATTTTATATTTTAATGTCTCGTACATAAACAATAAGCGTATAATAATAAAAGTATTCTCGCACAATGAAAGTGCTGTACGTGATGTGAAAGGAACAACGATGATCCACAGTGCACGATTGCAAGTAAGTGAGCGTAAAAGAAGTAATTATGCTTGCGAATTAATCAATAATTACAAGCGCAATGTAATGTGCTCTTTTACTGCAATTGCTGCAATTGCTGCTGTAGCAACAGTATTAATGTGTATTTTTGCTATTGTTCCAAACTCTTCGGCATTTGCTTCAACTAAATCAACAGACGGTCTTCCGCCAAAAGGTGTGATCGTTACTGCTTTTCAGCAAAATTGGAAAAGTATTGCAAAAGAGTGTAAGCGAACTTATGGTCCTGAGGGTGTGAGTTATGTACAGGTTTCGCCGCCGCAGGATCATATTAGAGGTAAAGCGTGGTGGACTTCTTATCAGCCAGTTAGTTACAATCTAAATTCAAAGCTTGGCACTGAAGACGAGTTTAAAAATATGATTACTACTTGCAGGGCAGCTGGTGTTGGAATTGTTGTTGATGCTGTAATTAATCACACAACCGGTGATAGTAATAAAGATACTGTAGGTGTTGGCGGTAGTAAGTATGATGCGGCAAATCAAAGCTATCCGGATGCTGGTTACACAAAAGATGATTTTCACCAAATAGATAAAGATATTTACACATATAAAGATGCGCAAGTCGTTTGGAATTATCGTTTAGTTGGTTTGCTTGATTTGGATACTTCTAAGTCTCATGTACAAAAAATTCTTGGTAACTATTTTGCAAAATTGCTGAAAATGGGTGTTGCGGGCTTTAGAGTTGATGCCACAAAACATATGTGTCCTGAAGATGTGAAAGGCATAAAAGAAGCTGCTGCTAAAGCTGCTGGAATGAAGCCTGAAAATATTTGGTGGATGCAAGAAACAATTGGTTTTCCTGAACAAGATCCTAAAATTCAGCCAGATCAATATGTTGGTACAGGTGAAGTAGATGAGTTTGAATACTCGTATCGCTTGCGTAATTATTTCTATGGCTCAATTGAGAATTTGTCTCATATTACAGATCAGCTTATTCCTAATAAGAAAGCAGCTATTTTTGTGACTAACTGGGATACTGAGCGTGACAATTCGACTCGAGTTCTCACTTATAAGGATGGGGCAAAGTACGAGTTAGCTAATGCTTTTATGCTTGCTTATCCGTATGGAACACCAAATATTTATTCTGGATATAAGTTCACTCAGCGCGATGACGGTGCTCCTGGTGCAACTGATACGAACATTCCAGATGTAAAGTGCGGAAAGAATTCTCAGTGGCAGTGCACTCAGCGTTGGACTTCTATTCGTGGAATGATTGGATTCTACAATGCTGTTAAGGGCACGAAAGTAACTCAATGGCAGGATGACAACGATAATAACATTGCTTTTAGTCGCGGAAACAAGGGATTCTTGGCGATTAACAATACTGATAAGCCTAAAAATGTGAGTTATAAAACTGATTTGCCTGACGGTGAGTATTGTAACGTATATGCTTCACGTAAATGCTCTAGCACAGTTACTGTAAATGGTGGGAAAGTAGAGATAACTATTCCAGCTAATTCTGCTATTGCTTTGCATGTTAAGGCTGTAGAGCATTTTGGAAGTACTTCCACGTTTAGTACTGTGGCGATGATTGTAATTGTTTTCGCTGTGCTATTGATTGAGTTAGCTCTGATTCTGTGCAAAAAATAAGGCAGGTTCTAATAAGTAAATTGCGAAGTAAAGGACGATCTGGAAGTAAATTTGTATTGACATTATTACAGTTTTTGTATAGTTATTGCAATATTGTCAATATGTAGATGTTATAATTTTCTCCGCTGATAATGCATGTTTATAACGATGGCTGGCAACATAGTAGTGCTAGCCATCGTTTGTGCATTGAGGCTATTAATGCGCCCAAGGAAGAAGCGTGTTGATACCAATGGAGGAAAGGATACTGATGAGTCATCGTCGACACTTTGCATCGAAGATGGTTGCTGTTGCTACGTCTGTTGCAATGCTTGTAACTGGTTTTGCTGTTACGGGTAGTGCAAACGCTGTTAGCGATAGTTCAAATAAAGAAAATCTAACTCTTAACCGTAAGGGCGTTATTGTTACTGCATTCCAGCAGAATTGGAAGAGTATTGCTCAAGAGTGCACTAAAACTTACGGTCATGAGGGCGTGAAGTATGTGCAAGTGTCTCCTCCGAATGATCATGTAAAAGGTAAGCAGTGGTGGACTTCTTATCAGCCTGTGAGCTATAAGCTTGATTCTAAGCTTGGCACTGAAGCTGAGTTTAAGCAGATGATTCAAACTTGCAAAGCGGCAAATGTTGGAATCATTGCTGATGCTGTGATTAATCACATGACTGGTGCCGATAATAGAGATAAAGTTGGCATTGGTGGAAGTGCATACGATGCTGCTACGCAAACTTTCAAAACAGCTGGATATACTAAGGATGATTTCCATCAGAGTACTGAAAATATTAAAAATTACAAGAATGCTGAAGAAGTTTGGACTCACAGGCTTGTAGGTTTGCTTGATTTGGATACTTCAAAGCCGCATGTTCAGCAAGTTTTAGGCAAGTATTTTGCAGATTTGCTTAAGATGGGTGTTGTTGGTTTCCGTGTGGATGCCGTTAAGCATATTTCGCCAGCGGATATGAAAGCCATTAAAGCTGAAGCTGCAAAGCAGGCAAATACTACTCCTGACAAGATTTGGTGGATGCAGGAGACGATTGGCGATCCTTCTGAAGCTCCAGAAATCCAGCCAGCTAAGCATTTAAACGAAGGCGAAGTCAACGAATTCCAGTATTCCTACCGTTTAAAGAACGATTTTTATGGATCAATTTCGAATCTAAAGAATATTACTAATGGGCTTGTTCCAAGTGATAAAGCTTCGATTTTCGTTACTAATTGGGATACTCCTCGCGAAAATTATGTGCGCACTCTCACTTATAAGGATGGTCCTCGCTACGAGCTTGCAAACGCGTTTATGCTTGGCTATCCGTATGGAAACCCAAACATTTATTCAGGGTACAGGTTTGCGGATGGACATAAGGATGATGGTGCGCCTAATGCGACCGATACGTCTGTTCCAGATGTAAATTGTTCTCCAAAAACTGGCTGGCAGTGCACTCAGCGTTGGACTTCTATTCGCGGAATGATTGGCTTCTTTAATGCTGTGAATGGTGCTCAAGTCACTAATTGGCAGGAGAGTGACAATAATAACATTGCATTTAGCCGCGAGAAGAAGGGTTTCTTAGCAATCAACAATACGCCAAACGCAAAGAGAGTTTTGTATAAGACTGATTTGCCTGATGGTGAGTATTGCAACGTTTATGCTGCAGGTGACTGCTCTAAGACTGTTAAAGTTGCAAATGGCAATGTTGCTGCGACTATCGCTCCTTATTCTGCAATTGCTTTGCATGTAAATGCAACGACTAAGAATGTTAAAAAGATTGCAGCTCGCAATGAGTCTGATCCAAAATACAATGTTGACGATGTTAAAGACCAGTCAACAACTGTATATTTCAATGCTAAAGGTAAAGCAGGTAATCCAAGTTCTGTAAATATTCATTATCAAATAAGTGGTGATAATTGGACTGTAGCTCCCGGATTGCCAATGCGCAAAGTTTGCAATGATTGGTTTGCAAAGACTATTACTAATCGTGGTGAATTTAAAGCTGTATTTAATAGCGGTGTAGGCAATTGGTATCACATAAATGGCCAGAATGATGGCGATTTCATTATTCCTGCTGGCGCAAAGAATTATGTGATAGATAATAATCTCAATGGTTCTATCGCAGAACAGGCTCCTTGCGAAGTTGAGGATACATCTTCAAAACCTTCTGCATTAAAGACGAAGATTGTTATTCACTACAATCAAAAAAACACGAATAAAGGTGTTTATATCTGGGGTCTTAAAGATGCAGATGGTAAAGAGATAAAAGGTACCTGGCATGCATTTAATGGTCAAGACGCTTTTGGTAAGACTTACACAATTGAAGCTGATGGCACTTACGAGAGTGGAAAAGTCGGATTTATTATTACTACTGATCCAGGAACTGATAATAAAAATTGGCATAAGGACGGAACAAAAAACCGTTTTATTTATAATATCGAAGATGGAGTAGGTCAAGCTTGGGTTATAAGCGGGAATGAAGATACTTTTGCTGAACCACCAGTTGAAGTTGCGGACAAACTTAATAAGATTCAAACGTTAAACGTTACTGTTCACTACCGTAGAACAAACAAGGATTACGCTGGTTGGAATCTCTGGACGTGGTATGGTAAGCAAGAAGGCGTAAAGCAAGATTTCACGGCTCATGATGATTTCGGCAAGATTGCAGAATATACGTTTACGGATAGTAATGGCGTAAAAGATCCGAAGTTTATTGTGCGATATTCTATGCAAGGCAACGATTGGGTTGCTAAAGATCCTGGTGAAGGCGATCGTGCAATTCCTGCAAAGGCAATCACTTTAAGCCAAGATGGTAAAACTGGTAATGCTGAAATCTGGCTTATGCAGGGCGATAGTAGAGTTTACTTAAGTCCAAACGTAATCAACACGAAGGCTAATGCTATTAATGCTGATATTACGTCTTTGAAGGAATTTACTGTAAATGCGAGCGGTGACCCTTCAGAGATTAAGAAGAATGACGTAACTATAACTGATGTTACAGATTCAAAGAAAGAGAATCATACGGCAGTAGATATTTCGCAAGTTGCTGTTGTAGATAATAAGATCGTAATCACCGCAAAGAACGAATTAGATCTTAAGAAAATGTATGAAATCAGCATTAAGGGTGTTGGTGGAATGCCTAAAACAGTGTCTGTGTCAACTGTTAAAGGCTCTAAGATTGTTCGCACTGATGAGTTCGATAAGAAATACGCTTATGCTGGCGACGACTTGGGTGCTGTTGTAAATGGTAATTCTACGACTTTCAAGCTTTGGGCACCAACTGCTACGAAAGTTGAGCTGGTAACTTATCAGTCTGATGCTGAGAATGCTCCAGAAGCTAAAACGCAAGAGATGAAGCTTGAAAGCAATAATAGTGTGTGGAGTATTACTACAAGCGA includes:
- the coaE gene encoding dephospho-CoA kinase (Dephospho-CoA kinase (CoaE) performs the final step in coenzyme A biosynthesis.); amino-acid sequence: MTILRIAVTGGIAAGKSTVVNHLRLLGAFVIDYDVLARKVVEPGSAVLQQIVGIFGENAVKNDGSLNRAFIAEHIFGDGYERKQALSKIESIIHPAIYDCAKLLESEYISKISKENCNAKENRNEVSSVSSVIVHDIPLLAQVIDSIPFSFDHIITVEAPQEIRVKRMISERNMTESQALARINSQLPSKVRKDMADFVVDSTKPMESMLNSVDDTLKSWLREINNKSAEIAKLGK
- the uvrB gene encoding excinuclease ABC subunit UvrB encodes the protein MSNKIQRTNKPFVVKAPYAPSGDQPQAIEELANRIENGENDVVLMGATGTGKTATTAWLIERLQRPTLIIEPNKTLAAQLCAEFRELMPDNAVSYFVSYYDYYQPEAYIPQTDTYIEKDSNINDDVERLRHAATANLLTRRDCVVVATVSCIYGLGTPEEYAERMLMLSVGEQLERDDLLRQFVSMQYKRNDIAFTRGTFRVRGDTVEIIPVYEELAVRIEFFGDEIDRITMLHPLTGEVIRQESSVHIFPASHYIAGPERMERALEAIEKERDDRVAQLKKQNKLLEAQRLEMRTTYDLEMLRQVGVCPGVENYSRHFDGRDAGTPPHTLLDFFPDDFLLVLDESHVTVPQIGAMYEGDASRKRTLVEHGFRLPSAMDNRPLKWKEFLEHIGQTVYLSATPGDYELGLSDGVVEQIIRPTGLLDPKIEVRPVEGQVDDLLAEIKERVAKDERVLVTTLTKKMAEDLTDYFLELGIKVEYLHSDVDTLRRVELLRELREGKIDVIVGINLLREGLDLPEVSLVAILDADKEGFLRSYRSLIQTIGRAARNVSGTVLMYADTVTDAMSKAISETERRREKQIAYNKAHGIDPKPLRKKISDVNDMLAKEDVDTQTLLAGGYRNANKAGNSHYGVPKEPNLGQQSKEKRMANISELPQDDIMSLIKNLSEQMHVAAEQLQFELAARLRDEIRDLKKELRQMDAANK
- a CDS encoding type II toxin-antitoxin system RelB/DinJ family antitoxin codes for the protein MTTTNLNIRTDKGIKEQADKIFSELGLNMTTAINMFLRTTIRENGIPFSLKLEVPNDTTIAAIEEGRRIASDPSVKGYRNMGDLKVALDL
- a CDS encoding type II toxin-antitoxin system YafQ family toxin, translated to MKYEVKFTNQFKKDLKLAKKQNKNTDNLLKVIDVLANGGVLEAKYCDHGLTGKYSGTRECHIEPDWLLVYEIKNEILVLMLYRLGTHSELFKK
- the pyk gene encoding pyruvate kinase is translated as MRKAKIVDTIGPATESLEGITKLVEAGMDVARLNRSHGTPEDHLRVYNNVRAASKSTGRNVAALVDLQGPKIRCGWFKKNAEGEDKVYLEEGQEFIITTDDVEGDEHRTSTTFKGLPGDCHAGDPILIDDGKVRLEVTKVEGNDVHTKVIVAGPVSSHKGINLPGVAVSLPALTEKDEADLRWAIRTGADIIAMSFVRFATDIDRAHEIMDEEGRRIPIVAKIEKPQAVENLEEIVKTFDGIMVARGDMAVEMPLEEVPLVTKRCIELSRRYAKPVIVATEVLGTMVNSPVPTRAEASDCANAVLDGADATMTSNETAVGKYPDVTVKTMSRISQYATEHGYDRIPAVELDMSSTGAVSSAAVDLADKLNAKAIVAYTQTGRTVHRISRERPTAPIYGLTNNEHTYRWLALSWGTEGFLIDEDYHDMNRHDLMIFTDKVLREAGKVSDGDQIVILSTAQGERQAGRTDSIYVHTVGACD
- a CDS encoding alpha-amylase; translation: MCSFTAIAAIAAVATVLMCIFAIVPNSSAFASTKSTDGLPPKGVIVTAFQQNWKSIAKECKRTYGPEGVSYVQVSPPQDHIRGKAWWTSYQPVSYNLNSKLGTEDEFKNMITTCRAAGVGIVVDAVINHTTGDSNKDTVGVGGSKYDAANQSYPDAGYTKDDFHQIDKDIYTYKDAQVVWNYRLVGLLDLDTSKSHVQKILGNYFAKLLKMGVAGFRVDATKHMCPEDVKGIKEAAAKAAGMKPENIWWMQETIGFPEQDPKIQPDQYVGTGEVDEFEYSYRLRNYFYGSIENLSHITDQLIPNKKAAIFVTNWDTERDNSTRVLTYKDGAKYELANAFMLAYPYGTPNIYSGYKFTQRDDGAPGATDTNIPDVKCGKNSQWQCTQRWTSIRGMIGFYNAVKGTKVTQWQDDNDNNIAFSRGNKGFLAINNTDKPKNVSYKTDLPDGEYCNVYASRKCSSTVTVNGGKVEITIPANSAIALHVKAVEHFGSTSTFSTVAMIVIVFAVLLIELALILCKK
- the pulA gene encoding type I pullulanase, producing MSHRRHFASKMVAVATSVAMLVTGFAVTGSANAVSDSSNKENLTLNRKGVIVTAFQQNWKSIAQECTKTYGHEGVKYVQVSPPNDHVKGKQWWTSYQPVSYKLDSKLGTEAEFKQMIQTCKAANVGIIADAVINHMTGADNRDKVGIGGSAYDAATQTFKTAGYTKDDFHQSTENIKNYKNAEEVWTHRLVGLLDLDTSKPHVQQVLGKYFADLLKMGVVGFRVDAVKHISPADMKAIKAEAAKQANTTPDKIWWMQETIGDPSEAPEIQPAKHLNEGEVNEFQYSYRLKNDFYGSISNLKNITNGLVPSDKASIFVTNWDTPRENYVRTLTYKDGPRYELANAFMLGYPYGNPNIYSGYRFADGHKDDGAPNATDTSVPDVNCSPKTGWQCTQRWTSIRGMIGFFNAVNGAQVTNWQESDNNNIAFSREKKGFLAINNTPNAKRVLYKTDLPDGEYCNVYAAGDCSKTVKVANGNVAATIAPYSAIALHVNATTKNVKKIAARNESDPKYNVDDVKDQSTTVYFNAKGKAGNPSSVNIHYQISGDNWTVAPGLPMRKVCNDWFAKTITNRGEFKAVFNSGVGNWYHINGQNDGDFIIPAGAKNYVIDNNLNGSIAEQAPCEVEDTSSKPSALKTKIVIHYNQKNTNKGVYIWGLKDADGKEIKGTWHAFNGQDAFGKTYTIEADGTYESGKVGFIITTDPGTDNKNWHKDGTKNRFIYNIEDGVGQAWVISGNEDTFAEPPVEVADKLNKIQTLNVTVHYRRTNKDYAGWNLWTWYGKQEGVKQDFTAHDDFGKIAEYTFTDSNGVKDPKFIVRYSMQGNDWVAKDPGEGDRAIPAKAITLSQDGKTGNAEIWLMQGDSRVYLSPNVINTKANAINADITSLKEFTVNASGDPSEIKKNDVTITDVTDSKKENHTAVDISQVAVVDNKIVITAKNELDLKKMYEISIKGVGGMPKTVSVSTVKGSKIVRTDEFDKKYAYAGDDLGAVVNGNSTTFKLWAPTATKVELVTYQSDAENAPEAKTQEMKLESNNSVWSITTSDAKVGTAYTYKVHFADGAVNNSPDPYAKAAVRNGMRSVVFGGSMATPVTRMASFGKRPTDATIAEMNIRDFSIHESSGVDVAKRGKYLGVIESDTKNGSKPTGLDYLKSLGITHVQIMPMYDFGSVNEAGDLSYGKSGAQNWGYDPINYNVPEGSYASDSANPATRIAELKQMVDGLHKAGLRVIMDVVYNHVYNAQKNAFGQTVPGYYFRYNDDGSFTNGSGCGNDTASERKMMRKYIVDSVKYWAKEYGIDGFRFDLMGLIDLETMKEVRKAVYDIDKNSIILGEGWDMSQLPYGNRTIQPNAYKLADNNGVAFFNDSFRDAVKGKGDDDVAGFVSGNRGSDNLVMQNLYGCQPGNSSCTDRHYANAGQTVQYVEAHDNLNLYDKLKKSLPHESEENLKKRVMLANSLVMFAHGMPFFELGQEFLRSKNGNKNSYNAGDSDNSVKWDLVNKNSDAVEYFKALIKLRNEIPALRDSTYSDVNKNMHWIKSSDGINAFSVDAKDKTYVFIFNANSSESTVNIGKGKYHVHIADGKANGDDASKFPEASVDDSGNYKVSALSTAVLVKVAEKKNNKNSIDLEKVAEYKLHPADVSELVNGTVNPAPEPSPAPGPVNPQPGPQPQPQPGPGPVTPTPQPPAPAPVVPTPAPGPQPQPGPQPAPVPAPTPGTVNPAPAPQPGPQPSPSPAPAPVPTPQPAPTPSPAPAPQPQPSEHETPAKPDQTKPDQTKPDQSKTETPAEQSEQSAPAKSEQSARAKSEQSALAKSEHSAPAKPAESTPVPVAPKTVQQLNPELKGTLSVGNNNVATAGVVNSVRINLVNSEFIERLQRDGVVYAYAYIYSSPRLLKGADGSKFVTVRMVNGKPQFDAQFPAGYIGKHTVVLVDEKGNQVAWTDITVTNNAVSQQLHSLSATGSNIFVVTAVCSILIAAASVLLLRIKSHKRYRNS